In Arthrobacter ramosus, one DNA window encodes the following:
- a CDS encoding DUF4232 domain-containing protein, producing MTNMRVKNGLLLTMAAASVFLLSGCFQSQAQPSGSAVPSDTASASSSPSASASSTPTSSGSATPSSTGTTASGVALCKAGSLTASVDSTGGGAAGSVYMKLILTNSGTEPCVLNGFPGVSLTSGATGDPIGAAAARDDSQPVTQVVLAPGKAGFAQLRYTQAGNYPECTQAPAAGFRVYPPEDTASLFIPQQRTACSNTNINLLTVQAFQAG from the coding sequence ATGACGAATATGCGAGTCAAGAACGGTCTCCTGCTCACGATGGCAGCAGCCTCGGTATTCCTGCTCTCCGGCTGTTTCCAAAGCCAGGCACAGCCCTCGGGCTCAGCCGTACCCAGCGACACGGCTTCGGCCTCGTCGTCACCGTCGGCCTCGGCCTCGAGTACTCCTACTTCAAGCGGCAGCGCCACACCATCGAGCACCGGGACGACGGCATCCGGCGTCGCTCTCTGCAAAGCGGGCTCGCTGACAGCTTCTGTCGACTCCACAGGGGGCGGAGCGGCAGGCAGCGTCTACATGAAACTCATACTGACCAACTCCGGCACGGAACCCTGCGTCCTCAATGGCTTCCCGGGCGTCTCACTCACGTCTGGAGCCACGGGCGATCCGATCGGCGCGGCTGCCGCCCGCGACGACTCCCAGCCTGTGACACAAGTGGTTCTCGCTCCGGGGAAGGCCGGTTTCGCCCAGCTCCGCTACACCCAGGCCGGCAACTACCCCGAATGCACCCAGGCCCCTGCCGCCGGCTTCCGGGTCTACCCACCCGAGGACACCGCCTCGCTGTTCATCCCGCAGCAACGCACGGCCTGCAGCAACACCAATATCAACCTCCTGACCGTCCAGGCATTCCAGGCGGGGTAG
- a CDS encoding DNA glycosylase AlkZ-like family protein gives MQEQELPGGPGNTAMDRFSRATREWFLGAFSAPTPAQDGAWKAISSGSHALVVAPTGSGKTLAAFLWALDRLLSVSPTVSADALPVLEEASGRARAKAPKRKTRVLYISPLKALGVDVERNLRSPLIGITQTAKRLGLPAPLVSVGVRSGDTTTADRRALLSHPPDILITTPESLFLMLTSKARETLSEVDTVIVDEVHAVAGTKRGAHLAVSLERLDALLPKPAQRIGLSATVEPRELVAQFLAGSAPVEIVAPPSHKNWNLSVSVPVEDMSDLAGAAGAFDSGPASGLQPQASIWPHVEEKIVDLVLSKQSTIVFANSRRLAERLTARLNEIYAERQLMAVDVFSAAADSGADSVLDPGLPPSGLPSSTATPAHMMAQAGSTSGADPVLARAHHGSVSKDQRALIEDDLKSGRLRCVVATSSLELGIDMGAVDLVVQVESPPSVASGLQRVGRAGHQVGEISEGVLFPKHRADLVHTAITVERMLSGKIERLHVPANPLDILAQQTVAATALGSIDVEEWFATVRRSAPFATLPRSAFEATLDLLAGRYPSDEFAELRPRIIWDRDAGTIEGRPGAQRLAVTSGGTIPDRGLFGVYIIGTETEGTGSGSGSASGSGQSGGASAQEPSPASRAAKGGRRVGELDEEMVYESRVGDIFALGATSWKIEDITHDRVLVSPAFGQPGKLPFWKGDSLGRPVDLGRALGAFVRELSASDQGPALERCKATGLDDFAAGNLLQYLGEQKQATEVVPNDRTLVVERFHDELGDWRVVLHSPFGMPVHAPWALAVGQRLQQRYGLDGSAMAADDGIVLRVPMMEDEPPGAELFLFDPEELEQIVTAEVGGSALFASRFRECAARALLLPRQNPGKRQPLWQQRQRSAQLLDVAKKYPSFPIVLETVRECLQDVYDLPALKDIAASIERRELRLVQTTTQQPSPFAKSLLFGYVAQYLYEGDSPLAERRAAALALDSTLLNELLGRVELRELLDAKVIEATELELQRLALDRRVRGMEGVADLLRLLGPLSIEEVAARLQPEGVEASPDSSPDLPALHLTATSHLAALRKANRALTVTLSGVERFAAIEDAARLRDAIGVPLPMGVPLAFIEPVHDPLGDLVSRYARTHGPFTAEEAAARLGLGVAVVSTALKRLAADGRVVEGEFRPHPSAPDTVPDAGAELLDAPELPAVPLRGVPFGSEWCDSEVLRKLRRRSLAALRAEVEPVDAAAYGRFLPAWQNVSVPSGGRSRGAPALRGLDGIMTAVDQLSGVPVPASAWEPLVLSSRISDYQPAMLDELMAAGEVLWSGAGSLPGNDGWISLHVAEAAELTLNPDPDFEPGDAQLRLLEYLQTGGGAYFFRQLTEVAGGMDAVLSDDAVVAALWDLVWAGRITGDTFAPVRAMIAGGRTAHKQPARPPRSRSLRMSRLGRSHGTGLLGSPGLTGGRYGSVTGTAPTPPLAVGRWSALPARELDPTIHARGTAELLLDRYGVVTRGSVMVENIVGGFGLMYKVLARLEEAGRCRRGYFIEHLGAAQFAVPATVDRLRSFTEDAQLAKAEPVALALAATDPANPYGAALPWPALAVDAGSGHRPGRKAGALVVIVDGALVLYVERGGKTLLTFSHDDAVLAAAAAALVGVVRRGAVDKLIMEKVNGHDLLDTPAAFALAAAGAYSTPKGLRIRA, from the coding sequence ATGCAGGAGCAGGAGCTACCCGGCGGTCCTGGCAATACGGCCATGGACCGCTTCAGCCGTGCCACGCGCGAATGGTTCCTCGGTGCTTTCTCCGCGCCCACACCTGCCCAGGACGGTGCGTGGAAAGCCATTTCTTCCGGATCGCATGCCCTCGTGGTGGCACCCACCGGTTCCGGCAAGACGCTCGCGGCATTCCTGTGGGCGCTGGACCGGCTCTTGTCGGTGTCCCCTACTGTTTCCGCTGACGCCCTTCCGGTGCTTGAGGAAGCGAGCGGCCGCGCCCGTGCCAAAGCCCCCAAGCGCAAGACCCGCGTCCTGTACATCTCACCCCTCAAAGCACTCGGCGTCGACGTCGAACGGAACCTCCGCTCGCCGCTGATCGGCATCACGCAGACCGCCAAACGGCTCGGGTTGCCGGCCCCGCTTGTGAGCGTCGGCGTCCGCTCAGGGGATACGACGACGGCGGACCGCCGCGCGCTGCTCAGCCACCCGCCGGACATCCTCATCACCACGCCCGAGTCCTTGTTCCTCATGCTGACGTCCAAAGCCCGGGAAACGCTCAGCGAGGTGGACACCGTCATCGTCGACGAGGTCCACGCAGTTGCAGGTACGAAGCGTGGCGCGCACCTCGCAGTGTCGTTGGAACGGCTCGATGCGTTGTTGCCGAAACCCGCCCAACGGATCGGTCTCTCGGCCACCGTGGAACCGCGCGAGCTGGTCGCGCAGTTCCTCGCGGGCTCGGCACCCGTGGAAATCGTCGCACCGCCGTCGCACAAGAACTGGAACCTCAGCGTCAGCGTTCCTGTGGAGGACATGTCGGACCTGGCGGGAGCTGCGGGCGCCTTCGACTCCGGGCCAGCCTCCGGACTCCAGCCCCAAGCGTCCATTTGGCCGCATGTTGAGGAGAAGATCGTTGACCTTGTGCTGTCGAAGCAGTCCACCATTGTGTTTGCCAACTCCCGCCGTCTCGCGGAGCGACTCACAGCCCGGCTGAACGAGATCTACGCGGAGCGCCAACTCATGGCGGTGGATGTGTTTTCCGCGGCGGCGGATTCGGGGGCGGATTCGGTGCTGGACCCGGGGCTGCCACCCTCGGGGCTGCCGTCCTCGACGGCGACACCCGCCCACATGATGGCCCAGGCCGGAAGCACGAGCGGCGCCGATCCGGTCCTGGCCCGCGCGCACCACGGTTCCGTATCCAAGGACCAGCGGGCACTCATCGAGGACGACCTCAAGTCGGGACGGCTGCGGTGTGTTGTAGCCACGTCATCCCTGGAACTCGGCATCGACATGGGCGCGGTGGACCTGGTAGTCCAAGTCGAGTCGCCGCCGTCGGTGGCCAGCGGACTGCAACGGGTAGGCCGCGCCGGCCACCAGGTGGGTGAGATTTCCGAAGGCGTACTCTTCCCCAAGCACCGGGCAGATCTGGTCCACACCGCCATCACCGTGGAACGGATGCTAAGCGGAAAGATCGAACGCCTCCATGTTCCCGCCAACCCCTTGGACATTCTCGCCCAACAAACAGTCGCCGCCACCGCGCTGGGAAGCATCGATGTCGAGGAATGGTTCGCCACTGTGCGCCGGTCCGCTCCGTTCGCGACGCTGCCCCGCTCCGCTTTCGAAGCGACCTTGGACCTCCTGGCCGGACGGTATCCCTCGGACGAGTTCGCCGAGCTCCGTCCGCGCATCATTTGGGACCGGGACGCCGGGACCATCGAAGGCCGCCCGGGAGCACAGCGCCTTGCCGTGACCTCGGGCGGAACCATCCCCGACCGCGGGCTCTTCGGCGTGTACATCATCGGCACCGAGACCGAAGGCACGGGTTCCGGTTCCGGTTCTGCCTCTGGCTCCGGCCAGAGCGGTGGGGCGTCCGCACAAGAGCCCAGTCCGGCGTCGCGCGCTGCCAAAGGCGGCCGACGCGTCGGCGAACTCGACGAAGAAATGGTCTACGAATCACGCGTCGGGGACATCTTCGCCTTGGGTGCCACCAGCTGGAAAATCGAGGACATCACGCACGACCGTGTCCTCGTCTCGCCCGCCTTCGGCCAGCCCGGAAAACTCCCCTTCTGGAAAGGCGATTCCTTGGGCCGGCCGGTGGATCTCGGCCGCGCGCTCGGCGCATTCGTGCGTGAGCTCTCCGCTTCGGATCAAGGTCCAGCGCTGGAACGCTGCAAGGCCACCGGGCTGGACGACTTCGCCGCCGGCAACCTGCTCCAGTATCTGGGCGAGCAGAAGCAGGCCACGGAAGTCGTGCCCAATGACCGGACGCTCGTGGTCGAACGGTTCCACGACGAACTCGGCGACTGGCGCGTGGTGCTGCACAGCCCCTTCGGCATGCCGGTCCACGCACCGTGGGCCCTCGCCGTCGGGCAGCGGCTCCAGCAGCGCTACGGGCTGGACGGTTCCGCCATGGCCGCCGACGACGGCATCGTGCTGCGGGTGCCGATGATGGAAGACGAACCCCCTGGGGCTGAGCTGTTCCTGTTCGATCCGGAGGAACTTGAGCAGATCGTGACGGCGGAGGTTGGCGGCAGTGCCTTGTTCGCCTCCCGCTTCCGCGAGTGTGCCGCGCGTGCGCTGTTGTTGCCGCGGCAGAATCCTGGGAAAAGGCAGCCGCTTTGGCAGCAACGGCAACGCTCGGCGCAATTGCTGGATGTCGCCAAGAAATACCCTTCGTTCCCCATCGTCCTCGAAACCGTGCGCGAATGCTTGCAGGATGTCTACGACCTCCCGGCGTTGAAAGACATTGCCGCTTCGATCGAACGCCGGGAACTGCGCTTGGTTCAGACCACCACGCAGCAGCCCTCCCCCTTCGCCAAGTCGCTGCTCTTTGGGTATGTGGCCCAGTACCTGTACGAGGGCGATTCTCCGCTAGCCGAACGCAGGGCCGCGGCTTTGGCCCTCGACTCCACGCTCCTGAACGAGCTCCTGGGCAGGGTGGAACTGCGCGAGCTCCTGGACGCGAAGGTCATTGAGGCCACTGAGCTCGAGCTCCAGCGGCTGGCACTGGACCGGCGGGTCCGTGGCATGGAAGGCGTCGCAGACTTGCTGCGCCTGCTGGGCCCCCTGAGCATCGAAGAAGTGGCTGCCCGTTTGCAGCCCGAAGGGGTGGAAGCCTCCCCGGATAGTTCCCCGGATCTGCCCGCGTTGCATCTAACGGCCACCTCGCACCTGGCCGCGTTGCGCAAGGCCAACCGCGCGCTCACAGTGACGCTCAGCGGCGTCGAACGATTCGCGGCCATCGAAGATGCGGCCCGGCTCCGGGATGCCATCGGCGTTCCGCTGCCCATGGGAGTGCCGCTCGCCTTCATCGAGCCGGTCCACGATCCACTCGGGGACCTGGTCTCCCGTTACGCACGAACCCACGGACCATTCACGGCCGAGGAAGCTGCCGCGAGACTGGGACTGGGTGTTGCCGTCGTGAGCACCGCGCTGAAACGCTTGGCGGCGGACGGCCGTGTAGTTGAGGGCGAGTTCCGCCCGCACCCGAGTGCGCCGGACACGGTTCCCGATGCGGGGGCCGAGTTGTTGGATGCGCCGGAACTCCCGGCTGTCCCTCTCCGGGGAGTCCCATTTGGTAGCGAGTGGTGCGATTCCGAAGTGCTGCGCAAGCTCCGGCGTCGTTCGCTGGCCGCGTTGCGCGCCGAAGTGGAGCCGGTGGACGCTGCTGCGTATGGCCGGTTCCTGCCAGCCTGGCAAAACGTGTCCGTGCCTTCTGGCGGCCGTTCCCGGGGTGCCCCGGCACTGCGCGGGCTCGACGGCATCATGACCGCCGTCGATCAGCTCTCCGGCGTCCCCGTTCCGGCGTCGGCCTGGGAGCCCTTAGTGCTGTCCAGCCGGATCTCCGACTATCAGCCAGCCATGTTGGACGAGCTCATGGCCGCAGGCGAAGTCTTGTGGTCCGGAGCCGGGTCCTTGCCCGGGAACGACGGCTGGATCAGCCTCCACGTGGCCGAAGCCGCGGAATTGACGCTCAACCCGGACCCTGATTTCGAGCCCGGCGATGCCCAGCTCCGCCTTCTGGAATACTTGCAGACCGGTGGCGGCGCCTATTTCTTCCGGCAACTCACCGAGGTTGCGGGCGGCATGGATGCTGTCCTCAGCGACGACGCCGTGGTCGCCGCCCTGTGGGATCTCGTCTGGGCCGGCCGCATCACAGGCGACACCTTCGCCCCCGTCCGCGCGATGATTGCGGGCGGCCGCACCGCACACAAGCAGCCCGCGCGGCCGCCGCGGTCCAGGTCCCTGCGCATGAGCAGGCTCGGCCGCTCGCACGGCACGGGGCTTTTGGGATCGCCAGGACTCACGGGCGGACGCTACGGCTCGGTCACCGGAACAGCTCCGACTCCCCCGCTCGCCGTTGGACGCTGGTCGGCATTGCCCGCTCGTGAGCTCGACCCCACGATCCATGCACGCGGGACCGCCGAACTCCTCCTCGACAGGTACGGCGTCGTAACCCGCGGCTCCGTCATGGTGGAGAACATCGTGGGCGGATTCGGGTTGATGTACAAGGTCCTCGCGCGCCTCGAAGAAGCCGGGCGGTGCCGCCGCGGCTACTTCATCGAACACCTCGGAGCAGCCCAGTTTGCCGTACCGGCGACGGTGGACCGATTGCGCTCCTTCACTGAAGATGCCCAACTCGCCAAGGCCGAGCCTGTCGCCTTGGCCCTCGCCGCAACCGATCCCGCAAACCCGTACGGCGCGGCCCTCCCGTGGCCCGCGTTGGCCGTCGACGCCGGATCGGGTCACCGTCCGGGACGGAAGGCAGGGGCCTTGGTGGTGATAGTCGACGGCGCCTTGGTTTTGTACGTCGAACGCGGTGGGAAGACCCTGCTTACTTTCAGCCACGACGACGCCGTCCTGGCGGCTGCCGCTGCGGCGCTCGTAGGCGTGGTCCGCCGGGGAGCAGTGGACAAATTGATCATGGAGAAGGTTAATGGCCATGACCTCCTGGACACGCCCGCGGCTTTTGCCCTTGCGGCTGCCGGGGCGTACTCCACGCCGAAGGGTTTGAGGATCCGTGCCTGA
- a CDS encoding DUF4188 domain-containing protein — MAQEIFPGRFTADTGRESVTVFLIGMRANRWWKIGKVARVASAMPTMLRHLATHPESGMLGCEQWFGRTTMLLSYWESPEHLRRFAADRDSPHLAPWRRFMKEVAGSGDIGVWHETYQVPASGIEVVYNGMPQFGLAKATSHVPVGPGTNTAKQRMGSSSAPHE; from the coding sequence ATGGCACAGGAAATCTTCCCCGGACGCTTCACGGCGGACACAGGGCGCGAGTCGGTGACCGTATTCCTCATCGGAATGCGGGCCAACCGTTGGTGGAAGATCGGCAAAGTGGCGCGCGTGGCATCGGCAATGCCCACCATGCTCCGCCATCTCGCAACACATCCAGAGTCCGGAATGCTCGGCTGCGAACAGTGGTTCGGGCGCACCACCATGCTGCTCAGCTATTGGGAGAGTCCCGAGCATCTGAGGCGCTTCGCGGCGGACAGGGATTCGCCGCACTTGGCGCCGTGGCGACGATTCATGAAGGAAGTCGCGGGAAGCGGTGACATTGGCGTGTGGCACGAAACCTATCAGGTGCCGGCGTCGGGAATTGAGGTGGTCTACAACGGCATGCCGCAGTTTGGCCTGGCCAAAGCCACCTCGCATGTCCCGGTCGGTCCGGGCACCAACACCGCAAAGCAGCGCATGGGCTCCTCCTCGGCACCGCACGAGTAA
- a CDS encoding Fpg/Nei family DNA glycosylase encodes MPEGDSIWRAAAELHKALAGQTLVSSDFRVPRFATLNLAGWTVSEVVPRGKHLLMRLLEPAAASPDGPGSAAASPGEAGSAAASPGEAGSVAAGRPRRALTIHSHLKMEGSWQVYAPGGRWRKPGHTARCVLRTATADVVGFSLGILEVIPTPDEKRVVGHLGPDLLGPGWDPEEAVRRLRAAPDTPIGVALLDQRNLAGIGNIYRCEACFLAGVHPAAPVSAVPDLTRMLGEAKDLLEANLGPGRRMTRGTAFPGVRGIPRSGFWVYGREHQPCLRCGTPIRRGLLGPASGLEDRTIYFCPECQPAP; translated from the coding sequence GTGCCTGAGGGCGACTCGATCTGGCGGGCCGCCGCGGAGCTGCACAAGGCCCTTGCCGGGCAGACACTTGTCTCCTCGGACTTCCGGGTACCCAGGTTTGCCACGCTGAACCTGGCCGGATGGACCGTGTCCGAGGTGGTGCCACGCGGAAAGCACTTGCTCATGCGCTTGCTGGAGCCGGCGGCGGCTTCGCCGGACGGGCCCGGTTCGGCGGCGGCTTCGCCGGGTGAGGCCGGTTCGGCGGCAGCTTCGCCGGGTGAGGCCGGTTCGGTGGCGGCCGGACGGCCCCGGCGCGCCCTGACCATCCATTCGCACTTGAAAATGGAGGGTAGCTGGCAGGTCTATGCCCCCGGCGGCCGCTGGAGGAAACCGGGCCACACGGCCAGGTGCGTCCTCCGCACGGCGACGGCCGACGTCGTCGGCTTCTCCCTCGGAATCCTGGAAGTAATCCCGACCCCGGACGAAAAGCGCGTAGTAGGGCACCTTGGCCCCGATCTGCTCGGGCCGGGCTGGGACCCTGAAGAGGCGGTCCGTCGCCTGCGGGCCGCACCGGACACACCGATCGGCGTCGCACTGTTGGACCAGCGGAACCTCGCCGGCATCGGCAATATCTACCGTTGCGAGGCGTGTTTCCTGGCTGGGGTGCATCCGGCCGCGCCGGTATCGGCTGTGCCGGACCTGACACGGATGCTCGGGGAAGCCAAGGACCTGCTCGAGGCCAACTTAGGACCGGGTCGAAGGATGACGCGTGGCACCGCGTTCCCTGGAGTCCGGGGGATTCCCCGCTCTGGCTTTTGGGTGTACGGCCGCGAGCACCAGCCGTGCCTTCGCTGCGGTACGCCCATTCGCCGCGGGTTGCTGGGACCGGCGTCGGGGTTGGAAGACCGGACCATCTACTTCTGCCCGGAATGCCAGCCCGCTCCTTGA
- a CDS encoding YcnI family protein — protein MNKSSLRCALSATGIAGGTAALMMAGLAGASAHVSINPDKTTANSYALLTFGVPHGCDTSGTTKLTINLPEELTDATPTVNPNWTVEKVTQTLPEPKKLADGTSITKRTSQIVYTAKAPLDPHLRDALVLSVKLPDTAGRTLYFPTLQNCELGQTNWAEIPKDGQDPHSLKAPAPSVSVTAAGAAAGDGHMAASISTEQAASVTDDGSQARSWAGLIAGVAGLGLGGAAFFRSRSAKASVSK, from the coding sequence ATGAACAAGTCCTCACTCCGCTGTGCCCTCTCCGCCACCGGAATCGCCGGCGGCACCGCCGCACTGATGATGGCCGGCCTCGCAGGCGCTTCTGCGCACGTCTCCATCAACCCGGACAAAACCACCGCCAACTCGTACGCGCTGCTGACCTTCGGCGTCCCGCACGGTTGCGACACCTCGGGCACCACCAAGCTGACCATCAACCTCCCCGAGGAACTGACGGACGCCACGCCCACGGTGAACCCCAACTGGACGGTCGAGAAGGTGACGCAGACGCTGCCCGAGCCCAAGAAGCTGGCCGACGGCACGTCGATCACCAAACGCACCAGCCAGATCGTCTACACGGCCAAGGCCCCGCTGGACCCGCACTTGCGCGACGCGCTGGTCCTGTCCGTGAAGCTGCCGGACACCGCTGGCAGGACCCTCTACTTCCCCACGCTCCAGAACTGCGAGCTGGGGCAGACAAACTGGGCTGAAATCCCGAAGGACGGCCAGGACCCGCACTCGCTGAAGGCTCCGGCTCCGTCGGTGTCCGTCACAGCCGCGGGCGCGGCCGCGGGTGATGGTCACATGGCTGCTTCAATCTCCACAGAGCAGGCAGCTTCCGTGACCGACGACGGCTCACAGGCGCGCAGCTGGGCCGGCCTGATCGCCGGCGTAGCAGGGCTGGGGCTGGGTGGCGCGGCCTTCTTCCGCAGCCGTTCCGCCAAGGCTTCAGTGTCCAAGTAA
- a CDS encoding YczE/YyaS/YitT family protein yields MMTRRITQLLIGLAMYGISLAMFIRAGLGLDPWDVFHQGVAGKIGWSIGTVVVVVSFLVLLLWIPLRQMPGFGTLANAVLVGVFADIGLALIPAFSHLGGQIAMLAGAVVLNGIASACYIGARLGPGARDGLMTGLARRTGWSVRLSRTLIEVVVLGVGWLLGGSVGVGTVVYALAIGPVVQLLLPLFTVPVKAPQAAPEAVPAAS; encoded by the coding sequence ATGATGACCCGCAGAATCACCCAGCTCCTGATCGGCCTCGCAATGTACGGGATCTCCCTGGCCATGTTCATCCGGGCCGGCCTTGGCCTGGATCCCTGGGATGTGTTCCACCAGGGCGTCGCGGGGAAGATTGGATGGAGCATCGGCACCGTCGTGGTGGTTGTCAGCTTCCTTGTCCTTCTCCTCTGGATCCCGCTGCGGCAGATGCCCGGTTTCGGAACCCTCGCCAACGCCGTGCTGGTGGGTGTCTTCGCGGACATCGGCCTGGCCCTGATCCCCGCGTTCTCCCACCTGGGTGGCCAGATCGCCATGCTCGCCGGTGCCGTGGTCCTCAACGGCATCGCCTCCGCTTGCTACATCGGCGCACGCCTTGGCCCGGGTGCCCGCGACGGACTCATGACGGGACTTGCCCGCCGCACGGGCTGGTCCGTGCGCTTGTCCCGGACTTTGATCGAGGTTGTCGTTCTCGGTGTCGGCTGGCTGCTGGGTGGGTCCGTCGGCGTGGGAACTGTGGTCTACGCGCTTGCGATTGGGCCTGTGGTTCAGCTGTTGCTGCCGCTGTTCACGGTTCCGGTGAAGGCTCCCCAGGCTGCCCCGGAAGCTGTGCCCGCCGCTTCGTGA
- a CDS encoding PLP-dependent aminotransferase family protein — MPGSLNPTAMARLLGPWNSGAAPAYRELADVVRLLVMDGRIPLDVALPSERALAVMLGVSRTTVTAAYASLREQGFLSGGQGSRGRTGIPHRTVPVSGPGLAVPDGILDLAYASLPATGEVVHRAFADALIDLPALLPGFGYDAVGLPPLREAIADRYTAAGIPTAAAQILVTSGAQHALNIILKTLAGRQQKVLVEHPSYPNALDAIRASGSRTVPVPMPPAAEPTSGGGGEPTSGGWDIDGMVAAMRHQRPAMAYLVPDFHNPTGRIMSNLQRRRLVREAAGTGTVLVVDETLRELNLDDVSTSPLAAFSPAVVTIGSLSKSHWAGLRTGWIRADEDLISRFVQTRTTMDLGGPIVEQLAGVRLLRAFTEPLDARLAELRRNREALLGLLAEHLPEWHVERPRGGLTAWCRLPTPSSTALTVVAPDFGVRLAAGPRFGVGGAFEHFMRVPYTLAPTRLGTAVLALRDAQARIDASPQLRRTLKAPKEAAAVA; from the coding sequence ATGCCCGGATCCCTGAACCCCACAGCCATGGCGCGTCTCCTCGGCCCGTGGAACAGTGGGGCCGCTCCCGCCTATCGCGAGCTTGCCGACGTCGTACGCCTTTTGGTGATGGACGGGCGCATCCCGCTTGACGTCGCACTGCCCAGCGAGCGCGCACTTGCCGTCATGTTGGGCGTCAGCCGGACCACCGTCACTGCCGCCTACGCCAGCCTGCGCGAGCAAGGGTTCCTCAGCGGCGGCCAGGGCAGCAGGGGTCGGACGGGCATTCCGCACCGGACGGTTCCAGTCAGCGGACCAGGACTGGCCGTTCCGGATGGGATTCTTGACCTCGCCTATGCTTCACTGCCGGCCACGGGCGAGGTGGTGCACCGGGCTTTCGCGGATGCGTTGATTGACCTCCCGGCGCTGTTGCCCGGGTTTGGCTACGACGCCGTCGGCCTCCCGCCCCTCCGGGAAGCCATCGCAGACCGCTACACGGCAGCCGGCATCCCCACCGCGGCCGCGCAGATACTGGTGACTTCGGGGGCCCAGCACGCGCTGAACATCATCTTGAAGACCCTCGCCGGGCGGCAACAGAAGGTCCTCGTGGAGCATCCCAGCTACCCCAACGCTCTCGACGCAATCCGCGCTTCGGGCTCCCGCACGGTTCCGGTGCCGATGCCGCCTGCCGCGGAGCCGACGTCGGGCGGTGGCGGGGAGCCGACGTCCGGCGGCTGGGATATCGACGGCATGGTGGCCGCGATGCGCCACCAACGCCCGGCCATGGCCTACCTCGTGCCGGACTTCCACAACCCCACCGGGCGGATCATGTCCAACCTTCAACGCCGCCGCCTGGTCCGCGAGGCGGCAGGAACGGGCACTGTTCTGGTGGTGGATGAAACACTGCGGGAGCTGAACCTCGACGACGTCAGCACCTCGCCGCTCGCGGCGTTCAGTCCGGCCGTGGTGACCATCGGTTCGCTCAGCAAATCGCATTGGGCCGGGCTCCGGACAGGGTGGATCCGGGCTGATGAGGACCTGATCAGCCGCTTCGTGCAGACCCGGACCACCATGGATCTGGGCGGGCCCATCGTCGAGCAATTGGCTGGGGTTCGGCTGCTCCGGGCCTTCACCGAACCGCTGGACGCCAGGCTAGCGGAGCTGCGGCGGAACCGCGAAGCGCTCCTCGGACTACTGGCCGAGCACCTGCCCGAATGGCACGTGGAACGTCCGCGCGGCGGGCTGACGGCATGGTGCAGATTGCCCACGCCGTCGAGTACCGCTCTGACCGTCGTCGCTCCGGACTTCGGCGTGCGGCTGGCGGCAGGGCCGCGCTTCGGCGTCGGCGGCGCTTTCGAGCACTTCATGCGTGTTCCGTACACCCTCGCGCCGACCCGACTTGGGACGGCGGTGCTGGCACTGCGCGATGCCCAAGCCAGGATCGACGCATCGCCGCAGCTTCGGAGGACTTTGAAGGCACCCAAGGAAGCCGCCGCCGTCGCGTAG